TAATAGTCCATCAATGGAAAATACTGCGGTTTTAGGTGGAATTGAAGGGGTAAAATTGCGGTTACAAAATCCAGATTTAAATGTGAGAATTGCTGCACTGGAGCAAGCATTGAATTATGGAGAACAGGGTTTAGATTTAGTGATTGAAGGTTTAAAAGATGAATCTGGGGATATTCAAAATGCGGCTTATTTAATATTAAATAAAAGAACAGAATCAAGAATTAAGCAACTATTACAAAAGCCTAATCACGAAGGTTTAAAACTAGAACAAATAGAAGTAGTTACAATCAACAAATTTGGCGAAATTATTCAGCGTCAGCCGCGTGTAGCTAGATATTTTATAGAAGATTTGGGTGATGGTGTGAAATTGGAAATGGCTGCAATTCCGGGTGGTAGTTTTATGATGGGTTCACCAGAAAATGAAGAGGGAAGAAGTGATTCAGAAAGTCCCCAACATCAAGTTACAGTTCCTAGTTTTTTTATGGGAAAATATCCAATAACACAGGCACAATATCAAGTTATTATGGGAGAAAATGATTCCAGTTTCAAAGGTGATAATCGTCCCGTTGAACAAGTTGATTGGATTAATGCGGTGGCATTCTGTGAAAAGTTGAGCCAAAAAATCGGAAAACCCTACAGACTGCCAAGTGAAGCCGAATGGGAATATGCTTGTAGAGCGGGAACCACTACACCATTTCACTTTGGAGAGACGATGACAATAGATTTAGCTAACTATTGGCCTCGCTTGACTAATCCCGATGGGGTTAAAGATGAAACAACAGTAGTAGGCAGCTTTGGAATAGCTAACAATTTTGGATTGTATGATATGCACGGCAATCTATGCGAATGGTGTCAAGATAGGTGGCATAATGACTATGAAAATGCGCCTACAGATGGAAGCGCATGGGTTGATAAAACATGGCTTGAGATTGCACGGCGTATTGATATCAGGGTGGTGCGCGGTGGTTCCTGGAACAACAATCCTGAAAACTGCCGTTCTGCCTACCGTATCCAACTCCACCACGATTTCAGGAGTATGGATGTCGGTTTTCGTGTTGTTTGTAGTAGCACGATGAGGACTTACTAGCTCTTTGTACTCTTACTCTTCTTTACCTTCACCATAGGCGATAATTTTTTGTCTGAATCAGGATAAGTAAGTGGGCGTTAAAAATTGTCGTTATGACAAGGGAACAGGGAACAGGGAACAGGGAACGGGGAAGAGGGTTTTGGTGAATTTACTTTTTGTTACATACTTCGGTTTTTTCCCGCCGACTTACTTACCCAGGATTAAAGGATTTACAGGATGATTATTTGATGATTACTAGACGTGAATGATGTATTGATTATTACGGTAATTTCAGAAAAATTAACCTTTTGTCTGAATCAGGATAACCAGGATTAAAGGATTAACAAGATGATTATTTGATAATTACTAGACGTGAATAATGTATTGATTGTTACAGAAATTTCAGAAAAATTAACCTTTCTCCATACTAATCATCAACACCTAACCAATAATTAAACAATCACATCCTGGACATCCTGATTCTGACAAATGTAAAATTTTGACTTTTGACTTTTGACTTTTGACTTCCCGAAGGGTGTCCTGATTCTGACAATAATATGCTATTTTATATACAGCATACATGAAACCAATCATGAATAATCCACAACAGCCGCGAGAATACGATGCTGTGCTTGGTGGTAATAGTCCATCACTAGAAGGTGCAGCCGTTTTAGGTGGTATTGAAGGGGTAAAATTACGGTTGCAAAATCCAGATGCAAAGGTGAGAATTGCTGCACTTGAGCAAGCTTTGAATTATGGAAAACAGGGTTTAGATTTAGTAATTGCAGGTTTAAATGATGAATCTGTAGAAATACAAGATGCGGCTTATTTATTGTTAAGGAATAGAACCGAAACAAAAGTTAAAAAGTCTTTAATAGAGTTTAATACTCAAGGGTTAAAACTAGAAAAAATTGAAGTATTAACAGTCAATAATTTTGGTAAAATTATTCAGCGTCAGCCGCGAGTAGCCAGATATTTTATAGAGGATTTGGGTAATGGCGTAATATTAGAAATGGCTGCAATTCCTGGTGGTAATTTTATGATGGGTTCACCAGAAAATGAAGATAGAAGAATGGATAATGAAAGTCCTCAACATCAGGTTTCTGTTCCTAGTTTTTTTATGGGAAAATATCCAGTAACACAGGCACAATATGAAGCTATTATGGGAACTAACCCTTATCATTTCAAAGGTGATAATCGCCCTGTTGAATGCGTTAGTTGGGATAATGCAGTAGCTTTCTGTAAAAAGTTAAGCCAAAAAATCAGCAAAACCTACAGACTGCCAAGTGAAGCCGAATGGGAATATGCTTGTAGAGCGGGAACTAGCACACCATTTCACTTTGGAGAGACGATTACAACGGATTTAGCTAACTATGCTGGCTACTACACCTATGGTAATACGGTTAAAGGAATTTACAGAAAACAAACAACAGAAGTAGGAAGTTTTGGAGTAGCCAATAACTTTGGATTATATGATATGCACGGGAATGTATGGGAGTGGTGTCAAGATTATTGGAGGAGTGGCTATGACATTGCGCCTACAGATGGAAGTGCATGGTTAAATAATGAATCTTATTTTCCTCAAAAGGTGCTGCGCGGTGGTTCGTGGGACATCCTTCCTGAAGCTTGCCGTTCTGCTTTTCGCTACTTCAGTAACCTGGTCAACCGCAATATTGGGTTTCGGGTTGTGTGTAGTGGTGCGCCGAGGACTTAGTAGCACTATACGTTTTTGCCCTCTTGATTTTCTCTTCTCTTACCTCTCTCGCATAGTGAAAAAATTTTTGTCTGAATCAGGATATCCAGGATTAAAGGATTTACAGGATTGTAATTTGATGGTTGATAGTTGAGATTCATATATTTATTCTTCCATCTCACTTCATAAATATTCACTTTTCTCCACACTAATCATCAACAACTAACCAATAATCAAACAATCACATCCTGGACATCCTGATTCTGACAAATGTAAAATTTTGACTTTTGAATTTTGACTTTTGACTTCCCGAAGGGTGTCCTGATTCTGACAATAATATGCTATTTTATATACAGCATACATGAAACCAACCATTAACGAATCATGAATAATCCACAACAACCGCGAGAATACGATGCTGTGCTTGGTGGTAATAGTCCATCACTAGAAGGTGCAGCCGTTTTAGGTGGAATTGAAGGGGTAAAATTACGGTTGCAAAATCCAGATGCAAAGGTGAGAATTGCTGCACTTGAGCAAGCATTGAATTATGGAGAACAGGGTTTATATTTAGTAATTGAAGGTTTAAAGGATAAATCTTGGGATGTGCAAATTGCGGCTTATTTAATATTAATATCTAGAACAGAAGCAAGAGTAAAAAAAATATTACTAGAGTTTAAACCACAATGGTTAAAACTAAAAAAAATACATTTAGTAATAGTCAACAAATTTGGTAACCTTATTCAGCGTCAGCAACATATAGCCAGATATTTTACTGAAGATTTAGGTAATGGTGTAACTTTAAAAATGGCTGCAATTCCTGGTGGTACTTTTATGATGGGTTCACCAGAAAATGAAGAAAGAAGAGATAAGTTTGAAAGTACCCCGCATCAAGTGACTGTTCCTGGTTTTTTTATAGGAAAATATCCAGTTACACAAGCACAATATCAAGCTATTACTGGTGATAACCCCTCTAGGTTTAAGTTTGGAAGTAATAATCGCCCAGTTGAACAAGTCAGTTGGTATGATGCAGTGGCTTTTTGTGAAAAGTTAAGTAAAAGCACAGGAAAAAACTACAGACTACCAATGGAAGCAGAATGGGAATATGCTTGTAGAGCCGGGACAACTACACCATTTTATTTTGGTGAAACGATTACCCCAGATTTAGTAAATTACAATGGTTTTGCTCCCTACGCTGCTGCACCAGTAGGTGAATATCGAGACACAACAACGGATGTAGGTTCTTTTCCCCCTAATGCTTTTGGTTTGTACGATATGCATGGCAATGTGGATGAATGGTGTGAAGATAACTGGGATATTTACGTAAGACCTCCTTTAAATGGTGAGGAAGATAAGATAGTTCGTGGTGGCTACTATCACTACGGTGCTAATCTCTGTCGGTCGGCTGCTCGCAGTTATAGGGAGCGTGATGAGCGTACCAGAAACTGCGGTTTCCGGGTCGTGTTATGTTCCGAAAATTTGTAGAGTATGTAGGGTGCGTTAGGATAGCGAAAATACTATTTAATTTACGTTGAATTACATACGCAACGTAACGCACCAATATTAATTAAAAAATTAAACTTATTCTATTTTGTCAGAATCAGGATAACCAGGATTAGAGGATTTACAGGATTGTAATTTGATGGTTTATAGATGATACTATCTAAACTATACAGATTTATAACTAGTCATCAGGCACTTTAACTAACGAAGGTTTCTGATTTATATTCTGGGATATGGCTAGATTATAATTGTCTAAATAAGGCTGTTTTTAAGTAATATCTGAGGATGAATTTAAAATGAACCAAGATGAAATAGATGCTAAAATAGCTCAAGTAGTAGCTAATATAGATCGCAGATTGTCAGGTGAGAATATATCTGTTTTTGACAGAGTTGATATTGTCAAGAGGGAAATATGCCATGCTCTAAATATAAATATAAATATTGATCCTTTTAATTTAGATCCAAATACTATGTTATTGTTAATGAGCATTGATATTTGGTATGAAAAAAATTATAAGATTAAAATAAATGTCAATAATTTTATCCAAGAAAAACCTTTTCTTCTACAAGGAGATATTTATTACATTTGTGTGGATAAAATAACAGGTGAATATTATAATATTAATAATCATACAAATTTACCAGAGGTTATAGTAAAGGATTTAACAGAACAAGAACATAAATTTTTACGAGAAGAATTTAAAAGAGCAAAAATACAATGGGCAGCTATAGAAAATCTACAATCTGTTATTTGTCAGCGAGATGAAAGAAGAAAAAGTGAAAATGATTTTATCGGACTTCAAGAAAATAGTTTTTGCTTGGCTGCTGAAACAATAAATTTTCTTTCTCTTGCTATTGAGGATTTGAATCTTGCTATTCTTACCTTAAAAAATACCAGCAGCAGTAACTATCAATTCATAATTTTCCCCCTTTCACAAGCCATTGAGAAGCTATTAAAAGCTTGTGTTATTTCAGAAAATTTAATGCTGGGTGAAGAAATTCAAAAATTAGTGAGAAAATTAAGTTACAAACCATACGGACATGATTTATTATATATAGTTCAAGATAGCAATTACAGGCAAGCTCTTCCTTTTCCTGAAAACATAGAATCAGAAATACAAAAATATTCTTTTTTCCATAACAATGCTAAGTCTAGATATGATATTATGACTGTCTCTTCAGAGCAAGCAGTAGGCATGATAGACGCTGCATTGAATATTTTTCAATTAATAAGCGAAAAACTTTATAGTCCCTTATGGGAAGTTTTATGGGAAGTTATGTATGGTCATGAATATTCCTCAGAAATATCAGAATATTATGATCAATTAGAGGATGATAATTGTGATTTTGATTAATACAGTTAAAATAATTATGTGGCATTTTCTGTCATAAATTACTTAACAAATTATAATTATTACCTACAAATAAAAAACCCAATAAACTAACAACTACCCCCCATTTATACATAATGAATAACCCCCATCAACAACTACTCCAACAAATAGACCTCATGCTTCGCGCCCGCTATCCCCTACTATATATAGTCGGAGTCGAAGAAGAACCAATAGAACAAGTCCTGCAACAACTCACCCAAATATCCCAGACACCACGACAACTATTATTATGGGATATCGTCACCGGTTGGGATGACAACGGAACTGATAAAGGTTCAGTCATGGGTGCATTATCAAGAATTACCAAAACCCCAGAAAATACAACCACAATTTTTGTATTGCGAGACATACATTTTATCCTCAAAAACCCCGAAACAGAAAAAAATGCTCCCGTAATTCGTGCTATCAAAAACCTCACCCGTCAACTCAAACGCACACGCCAAACCCTCATCCTCACCAGTCATACATTAACCATTCCTCCAGAACTACAAGAAGAAATTACAGTAATTGATTTTCCCTTACCCAACATTCAAGAAATAGATTATTTAATTCATCAATTAATAGTCCCCGAAAAACTTAACTTAAATGGACTAGGAAAAGAACAATTAATCAAAGCCTGTCAAGGATTAAGTCGCGCCAGAATTAGAAGAGTTTTAGCCGCAGCTTTAGCAGCAAAAGGACAAGTCAACGAAACAGATATTGATAGAGTATTAGAAGAGAAAAAACAAGCAGTTAGACAAACAGGAATATTAGAATTTTACACATCCAATGAATCATTAAAAAATGTCGGTGGATTAGAAAATCTTAAACAGTGGGTGCGAATGCGTCAAGATGCTTTTACCGAAGAAGCACGACGTTATGGCATACCCAACCCCAAAGGCGTTTTATTAGTAGGAATACAAGGAACAGGAAAATCATTATCAGCCAAAACTATCGCCCATGAATGGCGTTTACCATTGTTACGTTTAGATGTGGGGAGATTATTTGGGGGAATAGTCGGAGAAAGTGAAAATCGCATTCGCCAAATGATACAATTAGCAGAAGCAATATCACCCTGTGTATTATGGATGGATGAAATAGATAAAGCATTTGGTAATATTAATAGTGGTGTAGATGGTGACTCTGGAACATCGCGCCGGGTATTTGGTACACTCATTACCTGGATGCAAGAAAAAACCAGTCCGGTGTTTATGGTAGCCACTGCTAATAATGTGCAAATATTACCAGCCGAGTTATTAAGAAAAGGGCGATTTGATGAAATATTCTTTTTAAATTTACCTACGGAAAAAGAACGCCATGATATTTTTAAAGTCCACATTCAAAAAATCCGTCCTTCCCGACTGCGAGATTTTGATTTACTGAAACTTGCTAGAAATAGCGAGAATTTTAGCGGTGCAGAAATTCAACAAGTAATTATTGATGGAATGCACCGCGCTTTTGGTAGTTTAATAGATGGTAATAGGCGGGATTTTAACACTGAAGATATTTTAGCGGCGGTATCGGAAACTGTTCCTTTAGCGGCTATTGCTAAGGAACAAATTACCAGTTTAAAACGCTGGGCTGCGGAAGCTGGCGCAAGAACGGCTTCTATTGATACACTGTTAATTGAGGAGTTAAAGGTTTATTCTCAGCAGCAAGGTTTGGGTCCTTTGGAGGTGGATTAAGAAATAAAAGAAAACGAACCACGAAGAAGCGTTCGCGCAGCGTCTCGAAGAGATAGGAAGCGAAGGGAAGAGAGTTTAAGAGAGATTTTTCATAGGAGTTAATTTTTTATGTCTCATTTTACAACTATCAAGGTGCAAATTAAGCAGGGTGAAGTGCTGCTTCAAGTATTAAAAGAGTTGGGTTATCAAGTTGAACAAAATACTCATGTTCGGGGTTATAGGGGTGATAAAACTAATGCTGAATATGTGATTAAGCAATCTAATGGTTATGATTTAGGTTTTCGTCAAAATGGAGAAAGTTATGAATTAGTGGCAGATTTTTGGGGTGCGAAAATTAATCAGCAGGAGTTTATTAATAATATTAGTCAAAAATACGCCCATAAAACCTTGATGGAAACCATACAAACTGAGGGTTTTAATGTGGAAGAAGAGGAAGTTTTAGCAGATGGTACGGTGCGGGTTCTAGTTGGTAGATGGGTTTAAATAAGAATAAATTAAGATCCCCGACTTCTTTGTAATATTTTATCAATCAATGATTAAATAAGGTAAGAAGTCGGGGATCTCAGGACAAAAGGAAAAATCATCATGGCTGAATATCAAAAGATAGAATATCGCATTGGTAAAGATGGTAAAATTGTGGAACGGGTTTTAAATGCAACTGGTTCTAGTTGTGTGGAAACAACAAAAGGGTTAGAAAAATCCTTGGGAGAAATAGAATCTCAGGAATTATTACCAGAATATTATCAAGATGATGAGTTAATTACCACTTCTGAAAATCAATCTTTACAACAACAATAATTCCTCGTTCCTTGTCTCTGACAAGGAATGCAATATAGAGGCTCTGCCTCTTCTGATAAAATGGAGGTAGAACCTCTAGAATTACA
The genomic region above belongs to Anabaena sphaerica FACHB-251 and contains:
- a CDS encoding SUMF1/EgtB/PvdO family nonheme iron enzyme; this translates as MNNPQQPREYDAVLGGNSPSMENTAVLGGIEGVKLRLQNPDLNVRIAALEQALNYGEQGLDLVIEGLKDESGDIQNAAYLILNKRTESRIKQLLQKPNHEGLKLEQIEVVTINKFGEIIQRQPRVARYFIEDLGDGVKLEMAAIPGGSFMMGSPENEEGRSDSESPQHQVTVPSFFMGKYPITQAQYQVIMGENDSSFKGDNRPVEQVDWINAVAFCEKLSQKIGKPYRLPSEAEWEYACRAGTTTPFHFGETMTIDLANYWPRLTNPDGVKDETTVVGSFGIANNFGLYDMHGNLCEWCQDRWHNDYENAPTDGSAWVDKTWLEIARRIDIRVVRGGSWNNNPENCRSAYRIQLHHDFRSMDVGFRVVCSSTMRTY
- a CDS encoding formylglycine-generating enzyme family protein: MNNPQQPREYDAVLGGNSPSLEGAAVLGGIEGVKLRLQNPDAKVRIAALEQALNYGKQGLDLVIAGLNDESVEIQDAAYLLLRNRTETKVKKSLIEFNTQGLKLEKIEVLTVNNFGKIIQRQPRVARYFIEDLGNGVILEMAAIPGGNFMMGSPENEDRRMDNESPQHQVSVPSFFMGKYPVTQAQYEAIMGTNPYHFKGDNRPVECVSWDNAVAFCKKLSQKISKTYRLPSEAEWEYACRAGTSTPFHFGETITTDLANYAGYYTYGNTVKGIYRKQTTEVGSFGVANNFGLYDMHGNVWEWCQDYWRSGYDIAPTDGSAWLNNESYFPQKVLRGGSWDILPEACRSAFRYFSNLVNRNIGFRVVCSGAPRT
- a CDS encoding SUMF1/EgtB/PvdO family nonheme iron enzyme; the encoded protein is MNNPQQPREYDAVLGGNSPSLEGAAVLGGIEGVKLRLQNPDAKVRIAALEQALNYGEQGLYLVIEGLKDKSWDVQIAAYLILISRTEARVKKILLEFKPQWLKLKKIHLVIVNKFGNLIQRQQHIARYFTEDLGNGVTLKMAAIPGGTFMMGSPENEERRDKFESTPHQVTVPGFFIGKYPVTQAQYQAITGDNPSRFKFGSNNRPVEQVSWYDAVAFCEKLSKSTGKNYRLPMEAEWEYACRAGTTTPFYFGETITPDLVNYNGFAPYAAAPVGEYRDTTTDVGSFPPNAFGLYDMHGNVDEWCEDNWDIYVRPPLNGEEDKIVRGGYYHYGANLCRSAARSYRERDERTRNCGFRVVLCSENL
- a CDS encoding AAA family ATPase, yielding MNNPHQQLLQQIDLMLRARYPLLYIVGVEEEPIEQVLQQLTQISQTPRQLLLWDIVTGWDDNGTDKGSVMGALSRITKTPENTTTIFVLRDIHFILKNPETEKNAPVIRAIKNLTRQLKRTRQTLILTSHTLTIPPELQEEITVIDFPLPNIQEIDYLIHQLIVPEKLNLNGLGKEQLIKACQGLSRARIRRVLAAALAAKGQVNETDIDRVLEEKKQAVRQTGILEFYTSNESLKNVGGLENLKQWVRMRQDAFTEEARRYGIPNPKGVLLVGIQGTGKSLSAKTIAHEWRLPLLRLDVGRLFGGIVGESENRIRQMIQLAEAISPCVLWMDEIDKAFGNINSGVDGDSGTSRRVFGTLITWMQEKTSPVFMVATANNVQILPAELLRKGRFDEIFFLNLPTEKERHDIFKVHIQKIRPSRLRDFDLLKLARNSENFSGAEIQQVIIDGMHRAFGSLIDGNRRDFNTEDILAAVSETVPLAAIAKEQITSLKRWAAEAGARTASIDTLLIEELKVYSQQQGLGPLEVD
- a CDS encoding DUF1257 domain-containing protein, encoding MSHFTTIKVQIKQGEVLLQVLKELGYQVEQNTHVRGYRGDKTNAEYVIKQSNGYDLGFRQNGESYELVADFWGAKINQQEFINNISQKYAHKTLMETIQTEGFNVEEEEVLADGTVRVLVGRWV
- a CDS encoding DUF2997 domain-containing protein, with amino-acid sequence MAEYQKIEYRIGKDGKIVERVLNATGSSCVETTKGLEKSLGEIESQELLPEYYQDDELITTSENQSLQQQ